Within the Corynebacterium tuberculostearicum genome, the region GCCACCAACTACAGCGACGAGCTCATGGAAGAGATGGGCAAGCTGCAAGAAGAGCTGGACGCCGCCGATGCTTGGGAGGTTGATTCCAAGATCGAGCAGGCCATGGAAGCTTTGCGCTGCCCGCCTTCCGACGCCCCAGTGACCAACCTTTCTGGTGGCGAGCGCCGTCGTGTAGCGCTGGCTAAACTCCTGCTCACTGAGCCGGACCTGCTGCTGCTCGACGAGCCTACGAACCACCTGGACGCCGAGTCCGTGCAGTGGCTGGAGAAGCACTTGGCCGATTACCCGGGTGCTGTCTTGGCCGTGACCCACGACCGCTACTTCCTTGACCACGTCGCGGGCTGGATCTGTGAGGTTGACCGCGGCAAGCTCTACCCGTACGAGGGCAACTACTCCACCTACCTGGATAAGAAGCAGGAGCGCTTGGAGGTTGCCGGCAAGAAGGATGCGAAGCTGCGCAAGCGCCTGAAGGACGAGCTGGAGTGGGTTCGCTCCGGTGCAAAAGCCCGCCAGGCCAAGAACAAGGCTCGTCTGGAGCGCTACGAGGAGATGGCTGCCGAGGCCGAGAAGTACAAGAAGCTCGACTTCGAAGAGATCCAGATTCCTACCCCGCCGCGCTTGGGCAATAAGGTCGTGGAAGTCAAGGACCTGCAGAAGGGCTTCGATGACCGCGTCCTGATTAAGGACCTCTCCTTTACCCTGCCGCGCAACGGCATCGTGGGCGTTATCGGCCCGAACGGTGTGGGTAAGACCACCCTGTTTAAGACCATCGTTGGCCTGGAGCAGCCGGATGCCGGTTCCGTCGAGGTGGGCGATACCGTCAAGCTGTCCTACGTGGACCAGAACCGTGAGAACATCGACCCTGAAGCAACCGTCTGGGAGGTTGTCTCCGGCGGCCTAGATTACATTCACGTTGGCCAAAACGAGATGCCTTCGCGTGCTTACCTGTCCGCGTTCGGCTTCAAGGGCCCGGATCAGCAGAAGCCATCCAAGGTGCTTTCTGGTGGTGAGCGCAACCGCCTGAACTTGGCGCTGACCCTGAAGGAGGGCGGCAACCTGATCCTCCTTGACGAGCCGACCAACGACTTGGACGTGGAAACCCTCGGCTCGCTGGAAAACGCGCTGGAGAAGTTCCCGGGCTGCGCCGTGGTCATTTCCCACGACCGCTGGTTCCTGGACCGCACCTGTACCCACATCTTGGCCTGGGAGGGCAACGTGGAAGAAGGCCAGTGGTTCTGGTTTGAGGGTAACTTCGGCGATTACGAGAAGAACAAGGTCGACCGCCTCGGTGAAGAGGCAGCTCGTCCTTCTCGCGTGACCCACCGCAAGCTGACCCGCTAAGTAGCTGAAGCCTTTATTGAGGAGAATGATGGCAACCCCAAGTGTGCACACGTATCGTATTCAGACCCGCTGGTCGGACTTTGATATGTACGGCCACATGATGAACGCAAACTATATCGAGCTCGCCCAGGAAGCGCGCTTGGCCTTTGCCAAGGAGCATATCTATTCCAAAGGCCTCGATTTCATTGCGTTCGTGCGCCACCTCGATGTGGATTTCCTGCGCCCGATGGAGTTTAAGGACACCACTACGGTGGAGGTAGAAACTACCATTTCGCAGATTGGCACCACCTCGTTTACCACTACCCAGCAGGTCAAGGATGACCAAGGGGAAGTCGCGGCAACTGTGGAGTGCGTGCAGGTAGTCGTCGACCGCCAGCAGCAGACCCCGCGCCCGCTGACGGAACAGGAAAAGGATATTCTGCAAAATACCGCAGCCAACTAACTGCGGCGCAGAGCAAAGAAAAGAAAGGCAGGGCCCGAAGGTATGGTCACCGAGACTCTAGAAATTGGAAGCGGTGGACCTGGCCTTCGGGCCCTTGTCACGCGCGCAGTCGGCTTGGACGCGGGTGCCTCGGTACGGCTGCGCCAGCTGACTGGCGACGTCGTCGATGTCTTTGTCACCACCCCCTTCGAGGTGGTTGCCTCCCGCCGCGTCCAAGGCGTTGCTTCCCGCGATGGGGCGGTGGTTTCTGCCGGCACGCTGGCCGAGCAACTCAAGGAACATGAGTCAACCGGGACTCTCGATTTGGGCCCCGCCCGTGATCCGTCATGGCCAGGAGCCCTGCCGCCGGCCACTGGTTATAGCGTGGTCGATACATTGCCGGTCACTGTGGTGCGCGAGCTCTCCGATAAAGGCCAACAACTGACGCGACAATTTTCTGGGCCCATGGGCCCGCCGTCCAGCCTCTTGAATCAAACCGTCGTTACTGTAGAAGACGATGGCGCCACGGTGGAAATCCCTATGCGCATGATCTTTGCGTGTACCAATCTGGGCCTTATCCCTGGATTTTCCGCCCCGATGGACGTGCCGCGCCACTTGCGCGTGGCTCAGCTGGGCCGCTGGGTGCGTCTCGACGCCCCCTTCGGCAGCATTTATCGGTCCACCCGACTCTCGCTGTTTTAAGCCCATCCATCTACCGCAAGACTCGGCGAGGGCCTCCTCCTCGGAGAACATGGACCCCCAAAAGCGGTCCACCTTTGGGAGGGTGAGGAGTGGTGCTTATCTCGCAAAACCCTCGTCTAGCAGGACAATAACGGTAGTCATATAGGTTCGTGCTTTTTCGGCTATGTGAGTTTTAGATTAGACATCCAGCTAAACGTGTGCTGCGTTACTCTGGAACTGTAAAAGTAATTTCCTGCACCTACAAGGAGACGGTGTAATGCGTATTGCGGTACCAAAAGAAATCATGAATAACGAGAACCGCGTGGCTCTCACTCCTATGGGAGCGCAAACCCTCGTTGCTGATGGCCATGAAGTGTACGTTGAAACCGGTGCCGGTGAAGGCGCATCCTTCCCCGATTCTGCCTACAAGGATGCCGGTACCACAATTGTGGACTCAGCGGAAGAGACGTGGTCGCAAGCGGAACTGCTGCTCAAAGTCAAGGAGCCACTCGAGTCCGAGTACAAGTACCTGCGCTCGGACCTTACCGTCTTTACCTACCTTCACCTCGCTGCGGACCGCCCGCTGGCGGAGGCACTGGTGGAGGCCGATACCACCTCGATTGCCTATGAAACGGTCACCGATCGCCACGGTACTTTGCCTCTGCTGACTCCAATGTCCCAGGTGGCTGGTCGCCTTGCCGTTATCGAAGGCACCCACCACCTGCTGTCCACCCAGGGCGGTCGCGGTTTGCTGGTCTCTGGCGTTCCGGGCACCCAGCCGGCACGTGTCGTCGTGATCGGCGGCGGCCAAGTTGGCGCCTCCGCCGTTGCGATGGCCCACGGCCTGCGCGCCGAAGTCACCGTGCTGGACCTTGATCCACACGTCTTGCAGCGCTTCGATGACCAGTACGCCGGTGGCGTGCGCACTCTGATCTCGGATCCGGCCACCATCGAAAAGGAGCTACAGGAAGCTGACCTTGTCATCGGTGCCGTGCTCATTCCAGGTTCCGCTGCGCCGAAACTGGTGCGCGAGGAGACCGTGAAGAAGATGAAGAAGGGCGCTGTTCTCGTGGACGTGGCCATCGACCAGGGCGGTTGCTTCGAAAACTCGAAGAAGACCTCCCACGATGATCCCACCTTTAAGGTGCACGACACCTTGTTCTACTGCGTGGCTAATATGCCAGGCGCGGTGGCTAATACCTCGACCCGCGCGCTATCGTCTGCGACGTTGCCGTATATCCGCGCGGTAGCCAAGGACAACTTGGATGCCGCCATCAAGCGCTTCCCAGGCCTAGAAGGCGGTGTGATGACCCGAGGCGGTCGTCTGGTGTCCGAGCCTGTGCGTAAGGCTTTTGACTGGGACGACTAAGCACCGCGTTGCATCCCGCGCGCTAGATAAACCATGAGCCCGGCTCTCCGTCAAAGGGGGCCGGGCTCATGTTGTGCGCGGGCGACAACGGGCGGCTAGGGCGCTTTGTTGATCATCATGGCTGCTACGCGCTGCATATGATCCCAGATCATCTCGCGGTAGGCCGGTGGGATGGTTTCCTCGTCGATCTTGGCGAGGGAGTTACCCATAAGCTCTAACCACCGGTCATGCGCGGTTATATCGATGGGGTAAGGGGCGTGGCGCATGCGCAGGCGCGGGTGGCCGCGGTTTTCAGAGAAGAGCTGCGGGCCACCCCAATACTGTGCCAAGAACCAGGTAAGGCGCTGCTCGGCGCCTTCCCAGTCATTATCGGGGTACATTGGGCCGATGATATCGTCCTCTTTGACTTGGGAATAAAAGCCGTGGACGAGGCGCTCAAAGGTTTTCATGCCGCCAATGGCCTCATAAACAGAATCCATTTACTCTTCTTCTTCCTTGCGGGGATCGGGAATGCCGATGCCGTGAGGGTAGGGGGTAGTAATACCTTTAGTGTGCATGACATTGAGCACGCGGGACTGCAGGAAACGCTGAACGTCCCACTGCTTGCCTGGCAAGGTCTTGGTCGAGACGCGGAAGGATACATAATCCGGCTCAAAGCCAGACATGCCGTCCACACGTGGCGTGCTGAGGATGAGCTTGCGCACCTTATCGTCCTGTGCGGCTTCTTTCACTGCCTTCTCAATGACTTCGCCAGCAACCTCTGGGTCATTAGAAAGACCTACCGGAATCTGGATGCGGGCAACGGAGTACTCATCAGAGTGGTTGGCCACCTGGAGAATTTCACCATTCCGCACGTACCACAGGGCGCCATCGATATCGCGGACCGTGGTGATGCGCAGGGAGATGGACTCGACATCGCCAAAGACGCCATTGCCCAAATCAACCACGTC harbors:
- the ettA gene encoding energy-dependent translational throttle protein EttA, producing MGEFIYTMKNVRKAIGDKVILDDVTMAFYPGAKIGVVGPNGAGKSSILKIMAGLDQPSNGEAFLDPGATVGILQQEPPLNDEKTVRGNVEEGLGDIFEKKQRFEQIAEEMATNYSDELMEEMGKLQEELDAADAWEVDSKIEQAMEALRCPPSDAPVTNLSGGERRRVALAKLLLTEPDLLLLDEPTNHLDAESVQWLEKHLADYPGAVLAVTHDRYFLDHVAGWICEVDRGKLYPYEGNYSTYLDKKQERLEVAGKKDAKLRKRLKDELEWVRSGAKARQAKNKARLERYEEMAAEAEKYKKLDFEEIQIPTPPRLGNKVVEVKDLQKGFDDRVLIKDLSFTLPRNGIVGVIGPNGVGKTTLFKTIVGLEQPDAGSVEVGDTVKLSYVDQNRENIDPEATVWEVVSGGLDYIHVGQNEMPSRAYLSAFGFKGPDQQKPSKVLSGGERNRLNLALTLKEGGNLILLDEPTNDLDVETLGSLENALEKFPGCAVVISHDRWFLDRTCTHILAWEGNVEEGQWFWFEGNFGDYEKNKVDRLGEEAARPSRVTHRKLTR
- the ald gene encoding alanine dehydrogenase produces the protein MRIAVPKEIMNNENRVALTPMGAQTLVADGHEVYVETGAGEGASFPDSAYKDAGTTIVDSAEETWSQAELLLKVKEPLESEYKYLRSDLTVFTYLHLAADRPLAEALVEADTTSIAYETVTDRHGTLPLLTPMSQVAGRLAVIEGTHHLLSTQGGRGLLVSGVPGTQPARVVVIGGGQVGASAVAMAHGLRAEVTVLDLDPHVLQRFDDQYAGGVRTLISDPATIEKELQEADLVIGAVLIPGSAAPKLVREETVKKMKKGAVLVDVAIDQGGCFENSKKTSHDDPTFKVHDTLFYCVANMPGAVANTSTRALSSATLPYIRAVAKDNLDAAIKRFPGLEGGVMTRGGRLVSEPVRKAFDWDD
- a CDS encoding acyl-CoA thioesterase, which codes for MMATPSVHTYRIQTRWSDFDMYGHMMNANYIELAQEARLAFAKEHIYSKGLDFIAFVRHLDVDFLRPMEFKDTTTVEVETTISQIGTTSFTTTQQVKDDQGEVAATVECVQVVVDRQQQTPRPLTEQEKDILQNTAAN
- a CDS encoding globin; its protein translation is MDSVYEAIGGMKTFERLVHGFYSQVKEDDIIGPMYPDNDWEGAEQRLTWFLAQYWGGPQLFSENRGHPRLRMRHAPYPIDITAHDRWLELMGNSLAKIDEETIPPAYREMIWDHMQRVAAMMINKAP